CATCCTGACCTCTAGGCTCGTTCGGAACGTCTTTTATTCAATGCAAGATGGAATTGTGTCATCATATCGCATGCTGTGGCGATAAAACTCTCGGATAACTTCTTCCAATGATGTCCGTTTCTATCTGCTCGAGCGTTAGACCGTGGGAGGCTTCTACGCTCACCCACATGCCGGTGCGACGCCTATTGATCCTGCTGAGCATGTGATGTGCAGCGTGTATAGAGGCTTCGGGAAACTCTATTGTGCAGCAGTGCCGAAAAGCGAAAGCACTGATGGGTGGCGGCATGTGCTAGCGCCAATGCTGGGTGTGAACTCTCGATCTTTATCACTACTGCAGGACAGGCTGACCGCTTCAGTGGCATCCGGATCGAGGTCATAGGCTCAAATCGAGGGAGAGCAAAGTCTTGTGCATCCTTGCAGGGTGGAACGTAGAATCTTCCCGAATCGAGACACTGCGACCCGAAAGGTCGGCCAGTGGAGCATCTCACTACGCATAAAGATTAGCGAAGCCGCACGACCAGACCTGCACAAAAGAAGCGAGCGACCGCATCTCTGCATCCCGAGCAATTTGCAGGGTTGTCAGATACCACCGGCACAGGCTTTGCAATGCGGCAGGTAATCGAAGGCTGATGATACTGTACCATTCTTACAAGCCGCAGGTCGGCAGGTCAGAACCTACGACATACAGAGTTCGCGCGCTCATGCCGTCGGCCACTATTGTGGAGCACAGCTGAGCGCCGACCATTGAAGGTGTGGAAGTTCCATAGGCGCCCATTGCCCTAAATTTGCGAACAAGGCCAGTGGAGCTTGCGGAGCGATGCACAAACGAGCCTTACCACACGCAGGCACTGGCAGTGCGAACGAAGCTGCGAACAGGCGACGATGGCTGCATCTGTAGTTGCATCTTGGTGGTCAGGTGATATGCCGCTACTGCATCGTGTCCCCTGGACCTAGTTGAAAGTACGTTTTGCGCTCTGCGCTTCGCGGGGCGCCGCGTGATCCTGCTGTAGCTAGCAATGCAGTGCATAGTGCTGGGCTGGCCGTTTGCTGGTCAAGAACCTTCAGGAGTTTAGCAGTCCAGTCGCGGACATACCTCGGCATGTACTGGCAAGTTTGACTGGCCCACAGACCAGGCCCGCTGCTTCGTGTGCATGAACAGGCAAGGTGCAGGCCAATCGAGGGTGTCCGTTGCTAGACGGTGCATGAAAGCTGTGCTGCGCCTCGCTCGAATGTCGAGTTGCATCACAGTGGAAATACGACCAAGCGTTACACTGATTAGAGACAGTGCACCTTCCGGTTATGGGGCGGGGTGCTCGAGCACAGCGAGCAGGCTGGATGATGGATCGCCAGCAGGCCCAGATGCGCGGCGGAGTCCTTTGCCTCGTTCATACTACTGATCTGGTCGACCGGTGATAGCTTCTTGTTTCCAGACATGAGCATCAACAACCTGGCGTGCAGCTGCGAAGGGGGTCTTCGAGCTACGCCCAACAGGCTCGGTGGCACGGCAGAGCCTATAAACAGTAAGCGTAGCGGCTCGTGCATGAGCTCGCAGTGGAGATCAGCAGTATGGGCAGCTTCTGACACGGCACGCGGCGAGAACATCGTGACGGCAGTTGTGCCGACAATCTCGAATTTAGGTCTCGGCCGGGGGGTCCCGAACCACTGCACTGGGCATCGAGGCAGGGACCAGGTCATTATCAAATATCACTCACACGTCTTCGTCCGAGGCATAGACACTAAAGCTCCAAGTGCTGCATCCTTCACCTCGATATCTCAGTACTGCATCTCCTGGTCTTAGAGGCGCTTATGGCAGCCATCAGTCAGAAGCTCTCGTTCCGCGAACAGATATGCAAGTCCCCAACCTAGGTTTTGCCATGTCTTTTGGCCACATGCGCCTAGCCACAAGCTCTTGCATTACCTTCAACGATCACAACCCAACACAGCGCCCACGCCTAAGCCCGACTTCAACCATGCGCTCGAGAGTCCGTCTCCGCGGTGGTGGCTCCAAAGATCTAGACCCACTGGCACGGCAATACCTCATTTGCTGGACCCCGAGACTCCGGTCTTGACCAAGGCTGAAGTCTATCTGCCGACACGTGGGATCAAGGCACGGAAGTGGGTTGGAACAGCCGTAGCCGCGGTGCTGTCTTCAAGCATGATGCTTGATGCTGAACTGTCAGCGAGTGAAACTATCTCGACAGGTGACAGCCACCACGAGAGGATGGACATCGCTCCGATGGAGAGAGCAAGATCGTTCCCTGCAGCTTGTCATGACTGCCGAGAATCCATTCTCTATGTCTTCAACGAGAAGGGAAGATCGCCCCGACGAGGCTGGAACAGGATTGTGCATCACATACGCCATCATTCCCACAGTACATCAGACCCATGTCGAGAAATTGAAGCTGTTGCTCTCCTCGTACTACTCATATAAGTCTGCCGTCTTACGATGAGGTATCTACGCTGTCCAAAAGGCACAAGAAGGAAAAGCCAAGCCCATCGAGATCACATCACTGTACATCTCCCGCTAGCCTGGCTTGGGCGAATGCCGCCCTTTCGTAACTCGTCACTCGTCGGTATTAGTATTCTTCCTGGATCGAACGTCCTCATTCAAATCCTCCCGGCATCTTCGCCGTATTAACTTCTTCTTTTGTATTTTCCGTTTGGTCCCGCTTCTGCTCTTCCTGCTTCCTCGTCTCCTCGACCTTTGCCCATGGGTTGGACATAGGCACATCGTCTTCTTCGTCCTATGTGACATCGTCGAGCTTTTCGGCGACTGACTCGATCTCGCCCTTGTGCTCCGCTGAAGCTGCCTCCAGTGGAAGGTCTCCCGCCTTGGCATCGGTTTCTGAAGGCAACTTTGCCGTTTCCAGGACTGCAGTGTCGGCTTCGACCGAAGGGGCAGGGAGATCAGTGGAGGTAGCTCGTTCAGGTGAGGCGTTCGTTGGGGAGGCATCGACAACGACTGGACCCCTGCGACCTGGATTCCGCGGAGGCAGCTTGGGTGGCAGCCGCTTTGGCACTTCGACAATCCGTGCTTTGCTAATGACCTGCGAGGTATTGCTGATAACCTGTGAGGTAGCTGGCTGGACCGTCTGGACTGAATGAAAGACTGGCTCTTCGATGATCTGTATGTCCTCATCGTCAAGATCCGACTCATCGTCGTCTTCTTGGTTCGCGGTAGTATACACTGCCGCGTTGCGAGGCGTCTCCTGTGTACCTGGCGGAGTCCTTGGAGGAGTCGTGTAACCATTCGCAGTGCGGGGGTCGATAGGCTTGTGATCCTGTGTTGCAAGAACATCGTGTTCCGGGACGTTCTGCATGGAGTAAGGATGCACGTTGTTGGAAATGCTACCCTTAGAACTCCGCTGGCTGTTGGAGCTTCGTAAGCTGTTGCGTCTGGGCGACGGTGGCCCATCCGGAAAGTCTGTTTGTGTCGCCGAGTCTGCCATGATGACAGGCGATCGACCCTGGTCGATGCTATTTCTGAGGGAGCTGGGCGTCTTTGGCTCTGTCGAAAATGCACTCGTTCGCCAACTATTGCGACGGCTTGTCGATCGCGCGCTGAGGTCCTGGCTCTGTCGATTGTATATGCTGTGTACTGGACTCGTTGGACTTGGATTGAAGCTGAACTGCTCCCAGCTGGCACGCTTGTTTGTGCCGGCCTCCCTCAGACTCATGCCTTGCTTTTCAAGCGCCAGTACACCATAAGGGTCGGGATCGTCTCTGTCGGGTACGCCGAATGCTGCCCCATCCTCGATGTCCATGTCGCTGGGTGGAGGCTCCGTCGGGAGCATTGCGCTGTCGAAGTCCGAGT
This genomic window from Fulvia fulva chromosome 4, complete sequence contains:
- a CDS encoding SH3 domain-containing YSC84-like protein 1; this translates as MSQPTMWQKVKSGSKAGFDKGYKVLDKLGTPVNRLSNKLGSEAFWPMELDKESDKAARILKSFCKDGFYKEEEVQPTDGPKQKQKVIQKIPESVIREAKGLAIFTTMRTGLWFSGAGGAGVLIARKPDGSWSPPSGIMLHTAGLGFLIGVDIYDCVIVINTEEALEAFTRVRCTLGGEISVSAGPVGAGGVLETEVHKRQAPLYTYLKSRGFYAGVQIDGTIVIERNDENERFYGQKLSVKQILAGNVRHPPFEVKQLMETLKAAQGDSDFDSAMLPTEPPPSDMDIEDGAAFGVPDRDDPDPYGVLALEKQGMSLREAGTNKRASWEQFSFNPSPTSPVHSIYNRQSQDLSARSTSRRNSWRTSAFSTEPKTPSSLRNSIDQGRSPVIMADSATQTDFPDGPPSPRRNSLRSSNSQRSSKGSISNNVHPYSMQNVPEHDVLATQDHKPIDPRTANGYTTPPRTPPGTQETPRNAAVYTTANQEDDDESDLDDEDIQIIEEPVFHSVQTVQPATSQVISNTSQVISKARIVEVPKRLPPKLPPRNPGRRGPVVVDASPTNASPERATSTDLPAPSVEADTAVLETAKLPSETDAKAGDLPLEAASAEHKGEIESVAEKLDDVT